The Candidatus Paceibacterota bacterium genome contains the following window.
AGAGAAAGTATGGAATATTCGATGTTAAGGAAGAAATATTAGACCAGCCGGCATCCCGCACTGTTTTCACTGCCTCTATCCCCTCCTCAGCAAGATAAGCGGCCTTGGTAAACTTAAGGTTTGAACCAGCGCTTGAGAGATAAAGATTACATGCTGTTATAAGCGTAGTAAGAATTACCGAAAAAATGAAGACAGCGACCAAAACCTCCACGAGACCTATTCCTTTTTTAAAATTAGTCTTTTTCACTTTAATTTAAATCTATAACACCGGTCTTATATATTATTATGGTCTTGCTTTGTAATAGATCACCCTCTAAAGACATCATTATTGTTCCACTAGCACTCGTCTCGCCTGTAACTTTATTAAAAATAACTTCATCCCCAAAAATATTACTTGAAATATTTACCGAACTGCCAAGATCATACTGTTTATTATCCGTACCAAGAGAATTTCTAAATAAGACTACTGAATTTTGATTGATATGTACACCGTAGTTTGAAAAATCTTTTGAAGATATTGCCAAGGATCTTGCCTCACTTAGAATAGAAAAAATATTTAATGCACTTCTATCCAAAGACTGTCTCTCTCCAAGAGAAAAGAAAGAGAATACAACAACCGAACAAATCAAAACCAGAATCCCAATAACAATAGACGTCTCAACAAAAGTAAAACCTCTTTTAAGTGACATCGTATGAATCATATCTTATATTGAGTCCATAACGGAGTAGATCGGAGTGATCATAGCAAGTGCAAAGAAGCCGACAGCAACACCGATTATTACCATAAGGATTGGTTCTATTATTGTCGACATATCTTTGGTCTTTTGATCCACAGAATCTTCATAAAATGATGCAACCTCTGTAAGCATCGCTGGTAATCGCCCCGTCTCCTCTCCAACACTCATCATTTCTCCCACGAAAATGGGACAGACTTTTGTATTGGCTAAAAATACACTTGAAATCATTTCTCCTTTTTCTACTTTTATCTTTGCCTCTGTTAAAATATCCTTAAAGTACGAATTCTGTACCACATCACCAACTATAAGTATTGAATCGGCAAAGGGTACGCCGGATGAAAGAAGCGATGAAAGCGTCCTTGCGACTCTTGCGGCGTTTGTTTCTCTTACAAGCTCACCGATAAAAGGAATTCTCAATAATAATCCGTCTATTACTCTCTTCCCTTTCTTTGAAATTGAGAAAATATAACCAAATATACCTATTATAATTATTATAAAGAATGAAATAATTATATTGTTTTTCAAGAAATCGCTAGCAGAGATAAGAATTCTAGTCAAAAGAGGAAGTTCTGACTTCATGTCTTTAAAAGTCGCTGTTATACTAGGCACTACAAAGATAAGCATCAGGGCACCGATTATAATCATGATTGAGATAATAACGGTTGGATATATCATTGCTCCCTTGATTTTGCTCTTCAATTTATACATTCCGTCCATTTGATTCGCCACAATATTGAGAGATTCAGCCAACTTTCCACTCTCTTCGCCTGCTTTAACCATAGAGATAAAGAGCCCAGAGAATGTGTCTGGGTATGTCTTTAATGACTCACTGAGAGTTTTACCTTTCTTTATATCAAGGCCGATAGAGATAGTAATATTTCTGAGTTTGGGATTCTTAATTTGTTTTTCCAAAACAGCAAGGGCACGAGCAAGTGGTAACCCCGCCCCTACCATTGCGCCCAAGTTCTTCGCAAAAATTATACGTTGAAGTGTAGGTACACTACCAAAAGAACCGAGGACTTTTTCAAGAAAAATACTATTCTTACTGATTCCTTGTGCCGTGACTAAAGTATCACCATCAGACTTGAGATCTGCGTATAAGGTAAATTTGTCTGCTGAATCTCGCGTTCCCTCATATCTTTCTCCATTTTGTTTAATTGCTTTAAATTTAAATTTCATATTTTTACTCTGTGACAACCCTCAATACTTCTTCAATGGTGGTAAAACCTTGCACTGCCTTGAAGATCCCGTCTTCAAGCATTGTTATCATCCCCTCTTTCTTGGCTTGTACTTCTATCTCTTGAGAAGTTGCCCCTCTCATGGCAAGTTCTCGTATAGTCGGTGTCATCTTGAGTACTTCATGAATACCGATTCTTCCAGAATATCCGTCTTTAGAATCTACAGATTCTCTTGGTTTATAAAAACTAATCTTGCTCCAACCATCATCTTTACCCACAATCCCTTCCTTTCTTAAAAGCTCAAGAACTCTGTCTAGATCTACCACTTTTGCAAGAGATTCAATTCCCGATTTTGTTAAGAGGACTTTTTCTTTATTTTTATTTAGTCTTCTGACAAGTCTCTGGGCCAAAATAATATTAACAGTAGAGACGAGTAAGAATGGCTCTATTTTCATATCTATAAGGCGCGGTATTGCACCGGCAGCACTATTGGTGTGTAAAGTCGATAAAACCAAATGTCCTGTAAGTGCTGCATTTACAGCGAGGGACGCTGTTTCATTGTCACGTATCTCACCTACCATTATTATGTCTGGATCCTGTCTCACAAGAGAACGCAAACCGTTTGCAA
Protein-coding sequences here:
- a CDS encoding type II secretion system F family protein; translated protein: MKFKFKAIKQNGERYEGTRDSADKFTLYADLKSDGDTLVTAQGISKNSIFLEKVLGSFGSVPTLQRIIFAKNLGAMVGAGLPLARALAVLEKQIKNPKLRNITISIGLDIKKGKTLSESLKTYPDTFSGLFISMVKAGEESGKLAESLNIVANQMDGMYKLKSKIKGAMIYPTVIISIMIIIGALMLIFVVPSITATFKDMKSELPLLTRILISASDFLKNNIIISFFIIIIIGIFGYIFSISKKGKRVIDGLLLRIPFIGELVRETNAARVARTLSSLLSSGVPFADSILIVGDVVQNSYFKDILTEAKIKVEKGEMISSVFLANTKVCPIFVGEMMSVGEETGRLPAMLTEVASFYEDSVDQKTKDMSTIIEPILMVIIGVAVGFFALAMITPIYSVMDSI